CGAAACATTTCTTGCAATTGTGATTGTACTTGGCTCCAAAAGTGTCTTTTGAATGAGAATTTTATATACCCAGTCAAGAGCTAACCGCTCATTTGCTACAGCATACAACATACACGACATACAACATCCTGTACTTGCTGCCCGATCAGTCCAATTAAGGATTGCACACATGCCCTTTCACGTCATCCGTCTAATCGCCATTTCCCCTCATAATTGTTATACGCAGACTCACACGCTGCCAGGAACGTCTCTTGCAAAACTGGCGACTCTTTATGTTGAAGCCATTAAGGCGGGGAAAATGGGCAGTGGGAAATCCCTGGAGCTATTTCCTACTGTGCTCACCGCCCTTTCGGCATGTGAAGCCTTGTCTTATGGCAAAGGTGAGTGCAAAATACACGCGCCGGTAACTTTATCGTTAGATGTTGCATCCGAAAGAAAGCTACAAGATGCGTATCGGAATGTGATGATTTTTCCGTCTGTTGTGgttgctttttgttttatggTACCGTTAGGCGAACTCAGTGGCGGAGAATACAAGAAGCAGCTGATCAACAGCCTCTGCTCAAGCAGGTGAGCACGTCTCGTATTTCAAACTGAAGAGGTATTGAGCCTATACGCTGCGTCCAATCACCTCTCTTGGATGAAATATTTGAGATCCGTATGGATCTTTAACAAGTAGTTGTAAGATTGAcgtgtttgttttcatgcagaTGGGACCCGCAATGTGTGATCCACCTGACGACCATGTTCAGGTAAGACCTTTTGACTATCGAACCACCACATTCTATTCCATCTCCCACAGAGCAATACAACTTTTTCTTAATGCTTTCAATATTTTTTAGAGCATATAGCAATGTTGACCGTAGTTTTGTTTTGGCCCTCTCTAATTTTCAGGGATGTGCCCTTGTCATCAGAGGAgctgcagtttgtggtggagaaaGTACTGCGGATGTTCACCAAGCTGGATCTGCAGGAGATCCCACCACTGGTTTATCAACTGCTGCTTTTATCTGCAAAggttggtgtgcgtgtgtgtaaaacGAAACAATAGGGGATCATCTTTCCTGCTTGCATTAATGATCTAAAGACCTGCACTGCACCTTTGTCTCGTAGGGTTGTAAGAaacaggtcctggatggaatcATCTGTTATTTTAAGGAACAAGATGTctgccaggaggaggagcagaaactTGGAGAGTGAGTGACTCGTACACTGCAAGTGGAACACACCGCGTTCACTCTGAATCTTACTGCCCACTTTTCACTGCTGATCGTTCCTTTTCACCGTTCCTTCCTCAGGAGCCTGGACCTGGAGGTTCAGTCCATTCCACTGGACCAGTTGAGGCATGTGGAGGGCACTGCTATCCTCCACATAGTCTTTGCTATACGACTCGACCATGAACTCGGCAGAGAATTCCTTAAAAGCTTTAAGGTTTGTAATGGCTCATCTGTAGATTAAGTTATTTCTGAAAAATGCATAACTCTATTTTAATGCCATACATCTTTGTCTGCAGACATCATACGGGGATCTATGCCCTTTCAGCGTTGCCCTGTTGCTCTCAGTGGCACGCGTCCAGCGTTATGGAGAGCAGGTGAGAATCCTATACATGCTTCCTGATACTCATTGGagtatttctttatttgatcTTCTCCGTACATTTGTCCTTTCTCTGGTTTGTTTAGGTGTTTGACCTTTTGAAAGGGGCGATCATCAAGAGCTTCAAGGATGAGCAACTGCAGCAGGGGTCAAAGTTCCTGCAGGACCTCCTGCCTGGTCACTGCAGTGTGGCTCAGATGATACTTGACACAGTCAAGAACAGGTCAGCGCTTCAAAAGCCAACTTCAGTCCTTTTAACAGAAGAACTGCACGTCTTACAATTTTCTATACAAATATGTGATATTCACCACTTCAGCATCAACACACAAATTCTATACTTCCGCCTCTGCAGTGTGTTTGGTTGGGATCATGTGACCCAAGGTCTGGTTCAGCTGGGCTTCTTCCTTATGGATGCATTTGGACCCAAACCTGGACCGTTTGGCAAGACCACTGAAGGGTCTGCTAACATAGCCCGGACCCCTAATCAGCAGGCATGCAAGCTGGGAGGACAAGTGCTTCTGCAGGGCTTTAaggtatttgtttatttgatgtTATAGAATAAACCAGGTCAACTTTTCATGATTGACTACCTCATTATATGGTTTTCTCGCTGAAGGATGTGCGTTTCTTCTCCAACAGGTGCACGAGCCCATCAGAGGCGAGATACTGGACCAGGTCCTGAATCGATTGGTCTCAAAGACGGCCTCGCCTGTCAATAATTACTTAGGTAAGACCATCTTTAGATATAGGCGTACAGGAGTGTTCTGGTGTACACCAGTGTCTGTCTGGTTAGAGATTACATTCTGACTTATTCTCGTCTTTGTTTCTGCATCATTTAGATCTTTTTTCTGACATTGTGGTTTCTGCTCCCATGATCCTCCTGGAGTCATCTTCTAAGGTGACCGAGACATTTGACCACCTATCATACCTGCCTTTGACCACTGTTCAGGGTCTACTAAAAGCCATCCAGGTAAataaactgacacacacacacattgtagtgGTTGATTTAGTTTGATAATCTTTCTCTGTTTACTTTGCAGCCTTTGCTCAAGGTCAGCATGTCTTTGAAAGATGCTTTGATTCTAGTTCTCCGCAAGGCCATGTTTTCCAGGTGGGCGAAGCTTCTTTGAGTCAGATGAGACTCATCAGTATAATTCAATGAATCGTCCTCCTTTCGTAAGCAAATTCGATCGCCTTCTTACCCGCTTCTTTCCTCCATATTACTCTCTGCAAGCCAACTGGATGGCAGGAAGTCTGCAGTGACCGGCTTCTTGTTGCTGCTAAAGAACTTCAAAGTGTTGGGCAGCTTGGCCTCGAGCCAGTGTAGCCAGGCCGTCTCCTCTAGTCAGGTACAGTTGTGTCAATATCTCTGAGGACGATGGACAAAACACAGACATCCAGGGACAGTATGTCTGCCTGAAACCCTGAATAGATCCAAGTGGACGTCCACGCTCGCTACAACTCGGCTGCCAACGAGGCGTTCTGTCTGGAGATCCTCAGCAGCCTGCGCCGCTGCCTCGGCCAGCAGGCCGACGTTCGCCTCATGCTCTACGAGGTTAGACGTCTCCCGTGCTGCGTTTGATGCGCTTAACCTGTTTTACGCCACCGCGAGCCAATTGCATGCGCGCTCGTGCTTGTAAAGAAATCTACTAAGAAGGCGAATCATCAACCGTTTTCAGGGTTTCTACGACGTCCTCCGTCGCAACTCTCAGCTCGGGAGCTCCGTCATGCAGACCCTCCTCTCGCAGGTATGTGCTCGTAAACCGCGTTCGGTACGACGGCCACGTTTGTCGCGTTCTCTGTATGTcacgtctttgtctctctagCTGAGGCGGTACTACGAGCCCGAACAAGACCTCCTGCCCCCGGTGAAACTGGAGCCGTGCATCACGGCAATCGGAGACCAGGTCTACCTGCAGGAGCCGCTGGTACTCTGCCTCTGTTTACACTTTACTGCCTGTTTGTGCCACGTCGGTacctttttatataaatacgCTTTTGTTCCATTTCAGGCCCACCTGTTGAGCTGCACTGTGCATTGCCTACTGTGGCTGCAGAACAGCCAATCGGCCAACACCAACGCTGAcgacggggaggaggaagaggaaggggagggataCCAGTGTGAAATACAGGCAGTCCTAGAGAGCATGACGAGACGCATGATCAAGTGTGAACTAGAGGACTTTGAGCTGGTATGCATTCGAGAAAAGTACACAGCTTACATTGCAATCGACAGCAGATGTAAGGGCTTAAAAAGGTTCAACTAGACTATCAAAAATATGATTTAGATTTAAAAGCAAGGGGCAAATAATCACTTCTCCTTAAGAATGAAGTgcccatttttctttcttgaatTGTCTATTAGTTGATCTCTACTACCAGTGTTTCTCACGCACAGCTTTCGCTCTTGTCCCTCACCGTGCCAGATGATGTTGTTCCACTAAAAGCACCGTCTTGAGTCATTTAATGTCTGTGTGTCAGGACAAGTCGGCCGAGTTCTCCACGGCAAACAGTGTTGGGGTTAAAAACAATATCTATGCGGTGCTGGTGATGGGAGTGTACGAGGTCCTCATGGAGCACAACTTCATCAAAGCCAACTACAGGTAACTACCCCCTTCTCCTGGTACGATTACGCTCCTCGCTGCGTAGCAGCTGTTAACGCGATGGTCTGCGTGCCTCCACCTCTGTGTGTCGCAGCAAGAGCCGCTTTGAGGACCTCATGGAGCTGTTCAACCGCTACCACAAACTGGCCGAGATCCTGAAGGAGAAATCTGGGAAGGCTCGAGTGCTCTCAAACAAGATTCCTCGCAGTTTACTCTCTTTGGGCTTCGTATCAACTCTCCTCACTGGGCTATTCCGGTAACGATGTTCGCACACAGGCGCTGTCTGAATCTATAGATCAGATTGTATTGAGTGAAACCATAATGTACACAGCACATCTTGTATAGCATTGATCTAAATGAAAAGTAAACAAACCAACTTGAAGTGCTTGAAATATACAAATAGCATTTTATTGAATGTGCACTGAATCAGGGGTAGAGTTGGcaacaccaaaacacacaataataattgtaagaatgaaatggatggtGGGTTTTctcgttgttttcttcttcagggacagtactcagagcagagaggaggcccTCTCGGTGCTCCGCTCAAGTGGAGAGTTTGTGCGTTACGCCGTGAATGTGGCCGTACAGAAgatccagcagctggaggagacggGACACACGGACGGGCCAGATGGACAGAACGCAGACAGAACTTTCCGCTTCCTCTGTGACACAACGAGGTAGAACTCACTCCCGCCTAAAACGACAGCTCCTGGTTAAACCCTGTTTATGCGTTTGTTGCCTTTGTCCAACGAGAGGTCTGTCATTGCGCAATCCAGCGTGCTGCTGTGGCGTTACACCAACATCCCCAGCGGTGTGGAGGACGcagggaagaaggagaagcgCTCCAGCTTGTCCCTGGTGTGTCTGGAAGGTCTGCTCAGGATCTTCACTGCTTGTCAGCAGCGCTACCCGGACAGGATGGCCCAGCTTCTCTCCTCCATGGGTTCGAAACCCACCGCTCTCAAAAAGCAAACGCCCTACGTCCAAACGGCACGCAGGAagtcattgttttttgtttctccccccccccccccccccccttcccctcacaGAAATGTCTGAGGACGCCGCCGAGCCGGACGAAGGCAACGTTACAGAGATGAACTTCTTTTACATCAGACAGTTTCAGGTACACCCACAGAGAACGAATTTGGTTTCTCCCCTCTACTTATTTCAAAAGATGGTCATTTCAGAAGCCGGGCTTTAAACGTTATTTCACAAGTGGGTTTTCTTTGCCTGCCAACAGAGGGCGCTCTTCACACAGTTAAGCCGAGGGGAGGAAGAATTTAACAGCAAAGAGGCTCAGCTGCTGGTCAGCATCTTGTGTGTGCTTTCACGCCAGCTGAAGCCCTCCTCCCAGCAGGTAGCTGTACTCCTAATTGCACCTCACACAGCATCCTCCGTaccacctgccccccctccgcccccctaaCACGCACCTCCATCTACAGTTTGTACAGATGATCACTTGGACCGTGAAGATCTGCAAGGAGACCAGTTTTGGTGAGTGACCGTTTACTTATTTGCGTGCACGTGCAGCGCCGGGTGTGCTGAGATCCGTCTGCTTGTCTCGTACAGAGGATTCGGCTTTCTCCAAGGGGCTGCTCACCCTGCTCTTCaacctgcatgtcctctacAAGAGTCCTGTAAGCCTGCTGCTGGAATTGTGCCAAGACATCCACAGCCAACTTGGAGATATTGATGAGGTACACAAAACAGAGTACAAGCGATTTGGCATTTTTGCAGGGATTCAAAATGTGGCCAATTGGCGCATCTAAAATCACTGTTTTTGCTATTACACACATAATTTATTTACATTCTGCAATAATAGTGTGTGGGAACCTTCTGGTGCTGGGGGTCAAAATGAGCATGTCATTCTTATACCTTTCTTTGTCTGTGGCCAGAATGTTGAGGTGGAAAAACAGTCTCACTTTGCCATCATCAACATGAAGACTGCAACGGCGGGAGTGGTGAGTGTTTGCTCGACAAGCGGAAGCTTCCGATGACATCACAATACGTTTTCGCCCAGTGTGCCCATCGCGCTTCATCATTTTGAATCCCTCGTCCCCAGCTGCTGGTCCTGTCTCAGGTGGACAGAGTGCTGGATGAAGTGGACTGGCTGATTGCCAGAAAGAAAAGCCGGACGTCCTCTGACAAATCTGCTGCTGGTACGACACCTTTTGACGCGGCTGCTAAATTGGGATTAATGGTGAGcgttaaaaggggggggggggggacgaggtaATGAAAACTTGCGTTGCGTTCCCGACGTGTAGGCGAGGCCACCCAGACCGCAGGCCAGCAGGACCCAACAGAGAAAGCCGTGACGCTGCAGCTCGGGACCCTTTTGACTGCTTTAAATGAGCTGGTCCAGACGGCCCTGCTGCCCGGGACCTGCACAATCACCCTGCTGCGGGAACTGAGTCGCACATACACCACCCTCACCACCCTGGTCAAATACGTACGCATGCCTCCCCCTCAGTCATCGCCGGCTGAATGTAAAGTTTGTCATCTGGGgtgacattgattttttttttttctcgccccCACATGTCATTGTAGTACATCCAGGCGTGTGCCAGCCAGCACGGTGCACTGCCGGCGCGGTTTGAGAAGCTGGTGAGTCGGAGGTTTCCTTCCTCTCGCTTGGCTCTTCGAATACTTCAATTAGTCACGCTaagcatgttttcttttcttcttcttccaggtCAAACTGTCGGGCTCCCACCTCACCCCACAGTGCTACTCCTTCATCACGTATGCACAGGTACTTTAGGGTTACACCAAACCCTAATCTCCCTTACGATTACGTTGGCCCGGagtttttaaaaaactgttttctttattaGAACGGAGAATTCGGTGGTGGGGGAGCAgatgacaagaagaaaaagaaaagaaatgaagtgAACGCTGCTCCCTCTGTAAGGATCTCCCTCCTATAATGTGATTAACGATATACTGTAACATGTGGACCTCAAACAAATCTACATTTTCATTAGATTTCATTAGATTCAttcaaaatctcttttttttctgcgcGTTAGGCAAAGCTTCTCCGTGAGACAAAGGCCATCCCGAACGTGATCTTCAGTATTGAGCAGTATGAAaaatacctcatcacactctcAAAGAAATCAAAGGTTTGTGTGAACTACGTTGCCTGTGGTGCTTAACCGAATGCTATGAAGAGAGTCGTACAACACACCACGGAACAAAACGCTTGACGAGTGCACGCCTGTCCAGGTAAACCTGATGCAGTACATGAAGCTGAGCACCTCGAGGGATTTCCGCATCAACTCTGCCACTCTGGACGCAGCGCTACAAGAGCAGGACACCAGTCAGGAGGTAAGTGCGGGCTTCTTTTACTTGATCACACGAGTCACTGAAGCGGActtgtcctccgtctctccccacGTGGGAGGTTTTGAATCCCTCTGTTGTGCCTTTTTTAACACACACTCCGCTGGCTCAGATCAATTCGTCAAGTCTTTTCTTTGGATTATTTTCAGGCCAACGTGTCACAGGAGGCCGAGGAGACACAAGAACCCcgtcagaagaagagaaagcagTGAGCCGAGGCTCAACTCGGTTTGGATCGCACACCTGCGGCTTCCTCCCGGATCTTGTCCCGGCAGTTGGGTCCTATCTCCCTTTGTTTAGAGAGCCTTTGGTAGCGTTGAGGATTTGGTAAATGTCCAATGCCTCACCTGTGGAAAGTTTGCACAAAGTTTGTTGAACTTGGTTTTCTTACAGTTCAATTTAttaataagtgttttttttttctttttaatgtcacATCTTGCATGGAATGTTACCACCACTGACCGGTATCAGATATGTTTGATTAATTCCCTTAAATGATAAGCTACATTGTATGTCATTTCACTCTTTTCTGCCATGTCACTTACAGCTCTGTAAGGTAACAAATTGATTAATTTACAGAAATATTGCTTTGATACCTGCAAGTATTTTATCCGTAACATACCCTGCTGTTTTTAAAGCACATTCTTCATATCATATATTTGGAAAAATACATATTACAACCCGTTAAAAGACACGTTTAACTCCCGGCTGATGACGGCGTGCAGGACTTACCGGGTGGTAGGTTGTATCTCCTTTCCAGACCCGTGGGGTTGGAGGGGGTCACACAGTCCATGGTGACCTCCTTCCGCAGACACTGGTCAATGTCCACTGCACTGAAGAAAGCTACTGACTGGGGAAGGTCCTGCAGGCCTAACGCATGGGCAAACACACTCCTGCAGGGGACACAAGCTTTTATTGCCTAgtccataataaaaaaaagttgaaaattCCAACGgggtaataaataaaatagcagaCCTCGTAAGCAGGTTTGTGATTTGAAGCGCCAGCGCCGCTCGGTAGCGGTCTTCACTGCGGACGAGGTACCGCACCTCGTCGTGGATGCTGATGCAGAAACGGCCATCGACGTCGTGCTCCTCAAAGAGCCACTTCATGGCCACCAGCATGAGGTGCAGGTAGTCCACCGCAGAGCTCTGGACCACCCAGTTCACTCTGCTTGTTATAAACTAAAACAGAATATGGCATCGTCTTAATTTAGACCTTATCCTGCTGGGGCGTTTGTTTTGATGGTTACATTTTCTCTAaaagaaatcaataaaaaggcCATTAACATCCTCACCTCATCCTTGACCGCCGCGGGCTCGAGCGCTCTGCTAATCCTGCAGCCCAGGACCGGAGTGGCCGGCTGGGCAGAGTGCGCGATGGTCTCCAGCTTGTTGAACATGTCGGACTCCGTGCCGCCGGCCCACAGCCGTTTGCCGACCATATCCCACCTCTTCCGCCGCGAGCTATGGGGGTGACGA
The DNA window shown above is from Gasterosteus aculeatus chromosome X, fGasAcu3.hap1.1, whole genome shotgun sequence and carries:
- the fanci gene encoding Fanconi anemia group I protein isoform X1; the protein is MDKILALSDGDSTELEKYLSTLTDGQLTTVINNGALKSKKVGAMIKGIFKGSAPGSPEGSNRRLLVYQHCIPLCESGDLQTEVAADIIGLLMLETHTLPGTSLAKLATLYVEAIKAGKMGSGKSLELFPTVLTALSACEALSYGKGELSGGEYKKQLINSLCSSRWDPQCVIHLTTMFRDVPLSSEELQFVVEKVLRMFTKLDLQEIPPLVYQLLLLSAKGCKKQVLDGIICYFKEQDVCQEEEQKLGESLDLEVQSIPLDQLRHVEGTAILHIVFAIRLDHELGREFLKSFKTSYGDLCPFSVALLLSVARVQRYGEQVFDLLKGAIIKSFKDEQLQQGSKFLQDLLPGHCSVAQMILDTVKNSVFGWDHVTQGLVQLGFFLMDAFGPKPGPFGKTTEGSANIARTPNQQACKLGGQVLLQGFKVHEPIRGEILDQVLNRLVSKTASPVNNYLDLFSDIVVSAPMILLESSSKVTETFDHLSYLPLTTVQGLLKAIQPLLKVSMSLKDALILVLRKAMFSSQLDGRKSAVTGFLLLLKNFKVLGSLASSQCSQAVSSSQIQVDVHARYNSAANEAFCLEILSSLRRCLGQQADVRLMLYEGFYDVLRRNSQLGSSVMQTLLSQLRRYYEPEQDLLPPVKLEPCITAIGDQVYLQEPLAHLLSCTVHCLLWLQNSQSANTNADDGEEEEEGEGYQCEIQAVLESMTRRMIKCELEDFELDKSAEFSTANSVGVKNNIYAVLVMGVYEVLMEHNFIKANYSKSRFEDLMELFNRYHKLAEILKEKSGKARVLSNKIPRSLLSLGFVSTLLTGLFRDSTQSREEALSVLRSSGEFVRYAVNVAVQKIQQLEETGHTDGPDGQNADRTFRFLCDTTSVLLWRYTNIPSGVEDAGKKEKRSSLSLVCLEGLLRIFTACQQRYPDRMAQLLSSMEMSEDAAEPDEGNVTEMNFFYIRQFQRALFTQLSRGEEEFNSKEAQLLVSILCVLSRQLKPSSQQFVQMITWTVKICKETSFEDSAFSKGLLTLLFNLHVLYKSPVSLLLELCQDIHSQLGDIDENVEVEKQSHFAIINMKTATAGVLLVLSQVDRVLDEVDWLIARKKSRTSSDKSAAGEATQTAGQQDPTEKAVTLQLGTLLTALNELVQTALLPGTCTITLLRELSRTYTTLTTLVKYYIQACASQHGALPARFEKLVKLSGSHLTPQCYSFITYAQNGEFGGGGADDKKKKKRNEVNAAPSAKLLRETKAIPNVIFSIEQYEKYLITLSKKSKVNLMQYMKLSTSRDFRINSATLDAALQEQDTSQEVSAGFFYLITRVTEADLSSVSPHVGGFESLCCAFFNTHSAGSDQFVKSFLWIIFRPTCHRRPRRHKNPVRRRESSEPRLNSVWIAHLRLPPGSCPGSWVLSPFV
- the fanci gene encoding Fanconi anemia group I protein isoform X3 → MIKGIFKGSAPGSPEGSNRRLLVYQHCIPLCESGDLQTEVAADIIGLLMLETHTLPGTSLAKLATLYVEAIKAGKMGSGKSLELFPTVLTALSACEALSYGKGELSGGEYKKQLINSLCSSRWDPQCVIHLTTMFRDVPLSSEELQFVVEKVLRMFTKLDLQEIPPLVYQLLLLSAKGCKKQVLDGIICYFKEQDVCQEEEQKLGESLDLEVQSIPLDQLRHVEGTAILHIVFAIRLDHELGREFLKSFKTSYGDLCPFSVALLLSVARVQRYGEQVFDLLKGAIIKSFKDEQLQQGSKFLQDLLPGHCSVAQMILDTVKNSVFGWDHVTQGLVQLGFFLMDAFGPKPGPFGKTTEGSANIARTPNQQACKLGGQVLLQGFKVHEPIRGEILDQVLNRLVSKTASPVNNYLDLFSDIVVSAPMILLESSSKVTETFDHLSYLPLTTVQGLLKAIQPLLKVSMSLKDALILVLRKAMFSSQLDGRKSAVTGFLLLLKNFKVLGSLASSQCSQAVSSSQIQVDVHARYNSAANEAFCLEILSSLRRCLGQQADVRLMLYEGFYDVLRRNSQLGSSVMQTLLSQLRRYYEPEQDLLPPVKLEPCITAIGDQVYLQEPLAHLLSCTVHCLLWLQNSQSANTNADDGEEEEEGEGYQCEIQAVLESMTRRMIKCELEDFELDKSAEFSTANSVGVKNNIYAVLVMGVYEVLMEHNFIKANYSKSRFEDLMELFNRYHKLAEILKEKSGKARVLSNKIPRSLLSLGFVSTLLTGLFRDSTQSREEALSVLRSSGEFVRYAVNVAVQKIQQLEETGHTDGPDGQNADRTFRFLCDTTSVLLWRYTNIPSGVEDAGKKEKRSSLSLVCLEGLLRIFTACQQRYPDRMAQLLSSMEMSEDAAEPDEGNVTEMNFFYIRQFQRALFTQLSRGEEEFNSKEAQLLVSILCVLSRQLKPSSQQFVQMITWTVKICKETSFEDSAFSKGLLTLLFNLHVLYKSPVSLLLELCQDIHSQLGDIDENVEVEKQSHFAIINMKTATAGVLLVLSQVDRVLDEVDWLIARKKSRTSSDKSAAGEATQTAGQQDPTEKAVTLQLGTLLTALNELVQTALLPGTCTITLLRELSRTYTTLTTLVKYYIQACASQHGALPARFEKLVKLSGSHLTPQCYSFITYAQNGEFGGGGADDKKKKKRNEVNAAPSAKLLRETKAIPNVIFSIEQYEKYLITLSKKSKVNLMQYMKLSTSRDFRINSATLDAALQEQDTSQEVSAGFFYLITRVTEADLSSVSPHVGGFESLCCAFFNTHSAGSDQFVKSFLWIIFRPTCHRRPRRHKNPVRRRESSEPRLNSVWIAHLRLPPGSCPGSWVLSPFV
- the fanci gene encoding Fanconi anemia group I protein isoform X2, yielding MDKILALSDGDSTELEKYLSTLTDGQLTTVINNGALKSKKVGAMIKGIFKGSAPGSPEGSNRRLLVYQHCIPLCESGDLQTEVAADIIGLLMLETHTLPGTSLAKLATLYVEAIKAGKMGSGKSLELFPTVLTALSACEALSYGKGELSGGEYKKQLINSLCSSRWDPQCVIHLTTMFRDVPLSSEELQFVVEKVLRMFTKLDLQEIPPLVYQLLLLSAKGCKKQVLDGIICYFKEQDVCQEEEQKLGESLDLEVQSIPLDQLRHVEGTAILHIVFAIRLDHELGREFLKSFKTSYGDLCPFSVALLLSVARVQRYGEQVFDLLKGAIIKSFKDEQLQQGSKFLQDLLPGHCSVAQMILDTVKNSVFGWDHVTQGLVQLGFFLMDAFGPKPGPFGKTTEGSANIARTPNQQACKLGGQVLLQGFKVHEPIRGEILDQVLNRLVSKTASPVNNYLDLFSDIVVSAPMILLESSSKVTETFDHLSYLPLTTVQGLLKAIQPLLKVSMSLKDALILVLRKAMFSSQLDGRKSAVTGFLLLLKNFKVLGSLASSQCSQAVSSSQIQVDVHARYNSAANEAFCLEILSSLRRCLGQQADVRLMLYEGFYDVLRRNSQLGSSVMQTLLSQLRRYYEPEQDLLPPVKLEPCITAIGDQVYLQEPLAHLLSCTVHCLLWLQNSQSANTNADDGEEEEEGEGYQCEIQAVLESMTRRMIKCELEDFELDKSAEFSTANSVGVKNNIYAVLVMGVYEVLMEHNFIKANYSKSRFEDLMELFNRYHKLAEILKEKSGKARVLSNKIPRSLLSLGFVSTLLTGLFRDSTQSREEALSVLRSSGEFVRYAVNVAVQKIQQLEETGHTDGPDGQNADRTFRFLCDTTSVLLWRYTNIPSGVEDAGKKEKRSSLSLVCLEGLLRIFTACQQRYPDRMAQLLSSMEMSEDAAEPDEGNVTEMNFFYIRQFQRALFTQLSRGEEEFNSKEAQLLVSILCVLSRQLKPSSQQFVQMITWTVKICKETSFEDSAFSKGLLTLLFNLHVLYKSPVSLLLELCQDIHSQLGDIDENVEVEKQSHFAIINMKTATAGVLLVLSQVDRVLDEVDWLIARKKSRTSSDKSAAGEATQTAGQQDPTEKAVTLQLGTLLTALNELVQTALLPGTCTITLLRELSRTYTTLTTLVKYYIQACASQHGALPARFEKLVKLSGSHLTPQCYSFITYAQNGEFGGGGADDKKKKKRNEVNAAPSAKLLRETKAIPNVIFSIEQYEKYLITLSKKSKVNLMQYMKLSTSRDFRINSATLDAALQEQDTSQEANVSQEAEETQEPRQKKRKQ